From the Calonectris borealis chromosome 4, bCalBor7.hap1.2, whole genome shotgun sequence genome, one window contains:
- the SPATA18 gene encoding mitochondria-eating protein isoform X3 codes for MADGLRRLVGAESGRVLQEKLESWYRDYELNSCDQNLNRCCEIIELNSEIQGQLFTILNETSREGGHYAGVETIKTRLLPWLGTCFSCATSGRLFETNLSLTQDSIEKERQLRELASNQTFQLQELQEELTSTRLQLNHVQQDLAKTQLALEDTKTKSATTLLAAEDEIVQLKAALKTSRAQEKDALRKLDRLNDYEQQIEILRDEISILDAQKSVLQNRLARSRSPSPRHSESKSPSPLPLRSCSPGRARRTNASRRAYLVARFGDIYAQERLDAETLLRTYINDMEMVQRIIYIAAVESFHAAKMAYRQFKIRVRETLSLGHSGPESLEDTVLDYIVRHEDLYDVQASVNEVICSMNINPKISFPPETDFIVISTLIRELCRVAFSMQTLAPPLDIAFGTDGELFSETKYHRSFHSDFTAALVAYHVWPALMENDVVIVKGEAVTKRGALWSHRSRSRSRSRSRSRSTSPLLSHHLSRSRSPSPLRSGSPRH; via the exons ATGGCCGACGGCTTGAGGAGGCTGGTCGGCGCGGAGAGCGGCCGGGTGCTGCAGGAGAAGCTGGAGAGCTGGTACCGGGACTACGAG CTTAATTCCTGTGATCAGAATCTGAACCGATGCTGTGAAATAATAGAATTGAATTCTGAGATTCAAGGGCAACTCTTCACAATCCTCAATGAAACATCTCGAGAAG GCGGGCATTATGCAGGTGTGGAAACAATAAAAACTCGTCTCCTGCCATGGCTAGGGACTTGTTTTTCCTGTGCtacttcaggaaggctttttgAAACCAACCTCTCTCTAACTCAG GATTCAATTGAGAAAGAGAGGCAGCTGAGAGAACTAGCCAGCAATCAGACTTTTCAACTGCAAGAGCTGCAGGAAGAACTGACTTCAACTCGTCTACAGCTCAACCACGTGCAACAGGA TCTGGCAAAAACCCAGTTGGCTCTTGAAGACACAAAGACCAAATCAGCCACTACTCTTTTGGCAGCAGAAGACGAAATTGTTCAGCTAAAAGCAGC TCTGAAGACTTCCCGTGCCCAAGAGAAGGACGCCCTGAGGAAATTAGATCGTCTGAATGACTATGAGCAGCAGATTGAAATACTGCGGGATGAGATTTCTATCCTGGATGCCCAAAAGTCTGTTCTCCAGAACAG GCTTGCACGGAGCCGCTCTCCTTCCCCAAGGCACAGTGAGAGCAAGTCACCTAGTCCACTTCCCCTGAGGAGCTGCTCACCTGGCCGAGCCAGACGTACAAACGCTTCCCGTCGCGCCTACCTGGTAGCTCGCTTTGGTGACATTTATGCTCAAGAACGCTTGGATGCAGAGACCCTTTTGAGGACATACATCAATGACATGGAGATGGTGCAGAGGATAATATACATTGCAGCTGTG GAGTCTTTTCATGCAGCAAAAATGGCCTACAGGCAGTTCAAAATACGTGTAAGAGAGACTCTGTCTCTAGGTCACTCGGGGCCTGAGTCACTTGAAGACACTGTCCTGGATTATATAGTTCGCCATGAGGATCTGTATGATGTTCAAGCCAGTGTCAAT GAAGTAATTTGCTCGATGAACATCAACCCAAAGATTTCATTTCCACCAGAAACTGATTTCATTGTGATCAGCACTTTGATTCGAGAGTTGTGCCGTGTGGCTTTTTCAATGCAGACACTCGCTCCTCCTCTTGATATTGCCTTTGGTACTGATGGAGAACTTTTCAGTGAGACCAA GTACCATCGTAGTTTTCACTCTGATTTCACAGCTGCCTTGGTGGCCTATCATGTATGGCCTGCACTGATGGAAAATGATGTTGTAATTGTGAAGGGAGAGGCAGTCACAAAAAGAGGAGCTCTg TGGTCTCACAGAAGCAGAAGTAGAAGTAGAAGCAGAAGCCGCAGCCGTAGCACCAGTCCTCTTCTATCTCATCAC TTATCTCGAAGCCGCAGTCCTTCACCACTGAGGAGCGGAAGCCCAA GGCATTAA
- the SPATA18 gene encoding mitochondria-eating protein isoform X2: MADGLRRLVGAESGRVLQEKLESWYRDYELNSCDQNLNRCCEIIELNSEIQGQLFTILNETSREGGHYAGVETIKTRLLPWLGTCFSCATSGRLFETNLSLTQDSIEKERQLRELASNQTFQLQELQEELTSTRLQLNHVQQDLKTSRAQEKDALRKLDRLNDYEQQIEILRDEISILDAQKSVLQNRLARSRSPSPRHSESKSPSPLPLRSCSPGRARRTNASRRAYLVARFGDIYAQERLDAETLLRTYINDMEMVQRIIYIAAVESFHAAKMAYRQFKIRVRETLSLGHSGPESLEDTVLDYIVRHEDLYDVQASVNEVICSMNINPKISFPPETDFIVISTLIRELCRVAFSMQTLAPPLDIAFGTDGELFSETKYHRSFHSDFTAALVAYHVWPALMENDVVIVKGEAVTKRGALWSHRSRSRSRSRSRSRSTSPLLSHHLSRSRSPSPLRSGSPRH; this comes from the exons ATGGCCGACGGCTTGAGGAGGCTGGTCGGCGCGGAGAGCGGCCGGGTGCTGCAGGAGAAGCTGGAGAGCTGGTACCGGGACTACGAG CTTAATTCCTGTGATCAGAATCTGAACCGATGCTGTGAAATAATAGAATTGAATTCTGAGATTCAAGGGCAACTCTTCACAATCCTCAATGAAACATCTCGAGAAG GCGGGCATTATGCAGGTGTGGAAACAATAAAAACTCGTCTCCTGCCATGGCTAGGGACTTGTTTTTCCTGTGCtacttcaggaaggctttttgAAACCAACCTCTCTCTAACTCAG GATTCAATTGAGAAAGAGAGGCAGCTGAGAGAACTAGCCAGCAATCAGACTTTTCAACTGCAAGAGCTGCAGGAAGAACTGACTTCAACTCGTCTACAGCTCAACCACGTGCAACAGGA TCTGAAGACTTCCCGTGCCCAAGAGAAGGACGCCCTGAGGAAATTAGATCGTCTGAATGACTATGAGCAGCAGATTGAAATACTGCGGGATGAGATTTCTATCCTGGATGCCCAAAAGTCTGTTCTCCAGAACAG GCTTGCACGGAGCCGCTCTCCTTCCCCAAGGCACAGTGAGAGCAAGTCACCTAGTCCACTTCCCCTGAGGAGCTGCTCACCTGGCCGAGCCAGACGTACAAACGCTTCCCGTCGCGCCTACCTGGTAGCTCGCTTTGGTGACATTTATGCTCAAGAACGCTTGGATGCAGAGACCCTTTTGAGGACATACATCAATGACATGGAGATGGTGCAGAGGATAATATACATTGCAGCTGTG GAGTCTTTTCATGCAGCAAAAATGGCCTACAGGCAGTTCAAAATACGTGTAAGAGAGACTCTGTCTCTAGGTCACTCGGGGCCTGAGTCACTTGAAGACACTGTCCTGGATTATATAGTTCGCCATGAGGATCTGTATGATGTTCAAGCCAGTGTCAAT GAAGTAATTTGCTCGATGAACATCAACCCAAAGATTTCATTTCCACCAGAAACTGATTTCATTGTGATCAGCACTTTGATTCGAGAGTTGTGCCGTGTGGCTTTTTCAATGCAGACACTCGCTCCTCCTCTTGATATTGCCTTTGGTACTGATGGAGAACTTTTCAGTGAGACCAA GTACCATCGTAGTTTTCACTCTGATTTCACAGCTGCCTTGGTGGCCTATCATGTATGGCCTGCACTGATGGAAAATGATGTTGTAATTGTGAAGGGAGAGGCAGTCACAAAAAGAGGAGCTCTg TGGTCTCACAGAAGCAGAAGTAGAAGTAGAAGCAGAAGCCGCAGCCGTAGCACCAGTCCTCTTCTATCTCATCAC TTATCTCGAAGCCGCAGTCCTTCACCACTGAGGAGCGGAAGCCCAA GGCATTAA
- the SPATA18 gene encoding mitochondria-eating protein isoform X1 — protein sequence MADGLRRLVGAESGRVLQEKLESWYRDYELNSCDQNLNRCCEIIELNSEIQGQLFTILNETSREGGHYAGVETIKTRLLPWLGTCFSCATSGRLFETNLSLTQDSIEKERQLRELASNQTFQLQELQEELTSTRLQLNHVQQDLKTSRAQEKDALRKLDRLNDYEQQIEILRDEISILDAQKSVLQNRLARSRSPSPRHSESKSPSPLPLRSCSPGRARRTNASRRAYLVARFGDIYAQERLDAETLLRTYINDMEMVQRIIYIAAVESFHAAKMAYRQFKIRVRETLSLGHSGPESLEDTVLDYIVRHEDLYDVQASVNEVICSMNINPKISFPPETDFIVISTLIRELCRVAFSMQTLAPPLDIAFGTDGELFSETKYHRSFHSDFTAALVAYHVWPALMENDVVIVKGEAVTKRGALWSHRSRSRSRSRSRSRSTSPLLSHHLSRSRSPSPLRSGSPSKWAY from the exons ATGGCCGACGGCTTGAGGAGGCTGGTCGGCGCGGAGAGCGGCCGGGTGCTGCAGGAGAAGCTGGAGAGCTGGTACCGGGACTACGAG CTTAATTCCTGTGATCAGAATCTGAACCGATGCTGTGAAATAATAGAATTGAATTCTGAGATTCAAGGGCAACTCTTCACAATCCTCAATGAAACATCTCGAGAAG GCGGGCATTATGCAGGTGTGGAAACAATAAAAACTCGTCTCCTGCCATGGCTAGGGACTTGTTTTTCCTGTGCtacttcaggaaggctttttgAAACCAACCTCTCTCTAACTCAG GATTCAATTGAGAAAGAGAGGCAGCTGAGAGAACTAGCCAGCAATCAGACTTTTCAACTGCAAGAGCTGCAGGAAGAACTGACTTCAACTCGTCTACAGCTCAACCACGTGCAACAGGA TCTGAAGACTTCCCGTGCCCAAGAGAAGGACGCCCTGAGGAAATTAGATCGTCTGAATGACTATGAGCAGCAGATTGAAATACTGCGGGATGAGATTTCTATCCTGGATGCCCAAAAGTCTGTTCTCCAGAACAG GCTTGCACGGAGCCGCTCTCCTTCCCCAAGGCACAGTGAGAGCAAGTCACCTAGTCCACTTCCCCTGAGGAGCTGCTCACCTGGCCGAGCCAGACGTACAAACGCTTCCCGTCGCGCCTACCTGGTAGCTCGCTTTGGTGACATTTATGCTCAAGAACGCTTGGATGCAGAGACCCTTTTGAGGACATACATCAATGACATGGAGATGGTGCAGAGGATAATATACATTGCAGCTGTG GAGTCTTTTCATGCAGCAAAAATGGCCTACAGGCAGTTCAAAATACGTGTAAGAGAGACTCTGTCTCTAGGTCACTCGGGGCCTGAGTCACTTGAAGACACTGTCCTGGATTATATAGTTCGCCATGAGGATCTGTATGATGTTCAAGCCAGTGTCAAT GAAGTAATTTGCTCGATGAACATCAACCCAAAGATTTCATTTCCACCAGAAACTGATTTCATTGTGATCAGCACTTTGATTCGAGAGTTGTGCCGTGTGGCTTTTTCAATGCAGACACTCGCTCCTCCTCTTGATATTGCCTTTGGTACTGATGGAGAACTTTTCAGTGAGACCAA GTACCATCGTAGTTTTCACTCTGATTTCACAGCTGCCTTGGTGGCCTATCATGTATGGCCTGCACTGATGGAAAATGATGTTGTAATTGTGAAGGGAGAGGCAGTCACAAAAAGAGGAGCTCTg TGGTCTCACAGAAGCAGAAGTAGAAGTAGAAGCAGAAGCCGCAGCCGTAGCACCAGTCCTCTTCTATCTCATCAC TTATCTCGAAGCCGCAGTCCTTCACCACTGAGGAGCGGAAGCCCAAGTAAGTGGGCATATTAG